The Agelaius phoeniceus isolate bAgePho1 chromosome 26, bAgePho1.hap1, whole genome shotgun sequence genome has a window encoding:
- the LOC129130819 gene encoding olfactory receptor 6E1-like, translating into MNHTSVVEFVLLGLANSRQWEITLFVLLGIAYLLILLGNISVISITLTNNFLQTPMYYFLRNFALLEITFTSTFLPSTLYSLLTERRTISLPGCFLQMLLFYCLGTCTLFYMAVMSLDRYVAICHPLHYPAIMNSRFCLQLILGCWALTFLLMFPPTIMTVQLPFCGPNVMNHFYCDASLLLQLSCTDTGFIEELMFIILIIILPGTLIVTAVSYGCIIVTILLIPSAAGRRKAFSTCSAHLLVVMVFYSTCIYRYIRPAQRGGQDSDKVLSLFFSVLTQTVNPYIYSLRNRQVKQALKEKILKFSGSLRQM; encoded by the coding sequence ATGAACCACACAAGTGTAGTGGAGTTTGTCCTCCTGGGACTAGCTAACAGCCGCCAGTGGGAGATCACCCTCTTTGTGCTCCTTGGCATTGCCTACCTCTTGATCCTGCTTGGAAACATTTCTGTCATCAGCATCACTCTTACCAATAACTTCCTCCAGACCCCTATGTACTACTTCCTCAGGAATTTTGCCCTTTTGGAAATCACCTTCACCTCCACCTTCCTTCCCAGCACCCTGTACAGCCTCCTGACAGAGAGGAGGACAatttccctgcctggctgcttcCTCCAGATGCTGCTTTTCTACTGCCTGGGTACCTGCACCCTTTTCTACATGGCAGTGATGTCCCTGGACCGCTATGTTGCCATCTGCCACCCCTTGCACTACCCAGCCATCATGAACAGCAgattctgcctgcagctgatcctgggctgctgggcactgaCTTTTCTCCTGATGTTTCCCCCCACCATCATGACAGTGCAGTTGCCATTCTGTGGTCCCAATGTCATGAATCACTTTTACTGTGATGCTTCCCTGTTGCTGCAGCTGTCCTGCACAGACACAGGCTTCATCGAAGAGCTGATGTTCATCATACTCATCATCATCCTCCCCGGTACCCTGATAGTAACTGCTGTTTCTTATGGCTGCATTATTGTCACCATCTTGCTTATTCcatcagcagcaggcaggaggaaggCATTTTCCACGTGCTCAGCTCACCTCCtggtggtgatggtgttttACAGCACCTGTATTTACAGGTACATCCGCCCAGCCCAGCGAGGTGGGCAGGACTCTGACAAAGTTCTGTCTTTGTTCTTCTCCGTGCTGACTCAGACAGTCAACCCTTACATCTACTCACTCAGGAACAGGCAAGTCAAGCAAGctttaaaggagaaaattctGAAGTTTTCTGGCTCTCTGAGGCAGATGTGA
- the DAD1 gene encoding dolichyl-diphosphooligosaccharide--protein glycosyltransferase subunit DAD1 → MAGSVRAVARRFLSEYGGGTAGRLKALDAFLLYVLLTGALQFGYCLGVGTFPFNSFLSGFISAVGSFILGVCLRIQINPQNKGEFQGISPERAFADFLFANTILHLVVINFVG, encoded by the exons ATGGCGGGCTCGGTGCGGGCTGTGGCGCGGCGCTTTCTGTCCGAGTACGGCGGCGGCACCGCCGGGCGCCTCAAGGCGCTGGACGCCTTCCTGCTCTACGTGCTGCTCACGGGCGCGCTGCAGTTCGGATACTGCCTCGGCGTCGGCACCTTCCCCTTCAACTCCTTCCTCAGCGGCTTCATCTCGGCCGTCGGCAGCTTCATCCTGGGCG TTTGCCTCCGGATCCAGATCAACCCCCAGAACAAGGGCGAGTTCCAGGGCATCTCCCCCGAGCGGGCCTTTGCTGATTTCCTCTTTGCCAACACCATTCTCCATCTCGTTGTCATCAATTTCGTTGGCTGA
- the LOC129131025 gene encoding cathepsin G-like, with amino-acid sequence MTYIEVLDLPFCTCLLPGHSYCFVSSGQWWEMLLLLLLTNAFVLLPWAGAERIIGGQKVKAHSRPYMAYLKIESGSGPSYCGGFLIRPDAVLSAAHCVHKKGRPVRVTVILGAHNINKRERSQQKIHVGKWVIHPEYSPDDLKNDIVLLKLKPRARINENVQFISIPRRNERLKEGALCTVSGWGWTSVTGNKTNVMREAKLKVQKEKMCQQLFRNYQRQSMICVGDKHSKNATSHGDSGGPLVCNKKAHGIVSHVRKRNLFPEVFTRISYFEPWIRKELQKFSLQDIPGSPSSD; translated from the exons TGTCTCATCAGGACAGTggtgggagatgctgctgctcctcctgctcacaAATGCTTTTGTccttctgccctgggctggggctg AAAGGATCATTGGTGGACAAAAAGTTAAGGCCCACTCCAGACCCTACATGGcttatttaaaaattgaaagtGGCTCAGGACCCAGTTACTGTGGAGGGTTCCTGATTCGCCCAGATGCAGTGCTCTCAGCAGCTCACTGTGTGCATAAAAAAGGGAGACCAGTGAGGGTCACTGTGATTCTGGGAGCCCACAATATAAACAAACGAGAACGGAGCCAGCAAAAGATCCATGTGGGAAAATGGGTCATCCATCCTGAATATTCCCCTGATGACTTGAAAAATGACATTGTGCTGCTGAAG CTGAAGCCAAGGGCCAGGATCAATGAGAACGTGCAGTTTATCTCCATCCCCAGGAGAAATGAACGTTTGAAAGAAGGTGCTTTATGCACAGTGTCTGGTTGGGGCTGGACATCTGTGACAGGAAACAAGACTAATGTGATGAGAGAAGCGAAACTGAAGgtgcaaaaggagaaaatgtgtCAGCAGCTTTTCCGTAACTACCAGCGTCAGTCTATGATCTGTGTTGGTGATAAACACAGTAAAAACGCAACTTCCCAT GGTGATTCTGGTGGCCCATTAGTCTGCAATAAGAAGGCTCATGGCATTGTTTCTCATGTACGTAAACGAAACCTCTTCCCTGAGGTATTCACCAGGATCTCGTACTTTGAGCCCTGGATCCGTAAGGAGCTGCAGAAGTTTTCACTCCAAGATATTCCTGGCTCTCCATCCTCTGACTAA
- the LOC129131043 gene encoding cathepsin G-like: MLLLLLLTNAFVLLPWAGAGRIIGGTEADAHSRPYMAFLEIESGSETTKCGGFLIRPDAVLSAAHCVHKKGRVRVTVTLGAHNIRREEESQQKIRAAKWVIHPKYSPDDFKNDIVLLKLEENAEINENVRCISIPKKNEHVRVGDLCTVSGWGCTSEEEVMSDVLREVKLKVQKGEICEQLSRNYQHQSMICVGDKNHKKSSYKGDSGGPLVCNKKAHGIVSHGYGDHLSPEVFTRISYFEPWIRKQLKKFSRKAIPCSPFSD; this comes from the exons atgctgctgctcctcctgctcacaAATGCTTTTGTccttctgccctgggctggggctg gaaggatCATTGGTGGAACGGAAGCTGATGCCCACTCCAGACCCTACATGGCTTTTTTAGAAATTGAAAGTGGCTCAGAAACTACTAAGTGTGGAGGGTTCCTGATTCGCCCAGACGCAGTGCTGTCAGCAGCTCACTGTGTGCATAAAAAAGG GAGAGTGAGGGTCACTGTGACTCTGGGAGCCCACAACATAAGGAGGGAAGAAGAGAGCCAGCAGAAGATCCGTGCTGCAAAATGGGTCATCCATCCTAAATATTCCCCTGATGACTTCAAAAATGACATTGTGCTGCTGAAG CTGGAGGAAAATGCTGAGATCAATGAGAATGTGCGATGTATCTCCATTCCCAAGAAAAATGAACATGTGAGAGTAGGAGATTTATGCACGGTGTCTGGCTGGGGATGCACATCTGAGGAAGAGGTGATGAGTGATGTCTTGAGGGAGGTGAAACTGAAGGTGCAAAAGGGGGAAATCTGTGAGCAGCTTTCCAGAAACTACCAGCATCAGTCTATGATCTGTGTTGGTgataaaaaccataaaaaatcATCTTACAAG GGTGATTCTGGTGGCCCATTAGTCTGCAATAAGAAGGCTCATGGCATTGTCTCTCATGGATATGGTGACCACCTCTCCCCTGAGGTTTTCACCAGGATCTCGTATTTTGAGCCCTGGATCCGTAAGCAGCTGAAGAAGTTTTCACGCAAGGCAATTCCTTGCTCTCCATTCTCTGACTAA